The Thalassomonas actiniarum genome contains the following window.
TTTTCTCCATCAGCTCAAACCAGGGAATAGAGTATTGATGCTCCAGCAGGCGTTCGGGGTAGCCGTCGCACTTGCCGTCCATCATATCGATCAAATGGACAAATTCATGGATACCGACATTTTGTTTATCCCTGTCATTGCTAAAGCCCAAATGCAGGGCGGGCTGGCTGAGGATCATCTTGCCCGCCATAGGGCCGGTGCCGACCATGCCGGTGATGCAGGAGTCCGGCTGACCTATTTCGAAGTTTTCGTTAAAGGCATGGGGCAGGAGGTAGACGGTTTTAAGGTTCAGATAATGCCAGTCGGGAAAGGCCCACACCGGGATAATGGCGCTGGCGGCCACCAGTAATTTGTCTTGCTCGGTGACGTTTAGCTGGCCCGACTCTACTGTGGTGGTTTCTAAAAACAGCAGTGCTCTTTGTTCGAATATCACCTTGTCCTGCTCGTTTAAGCTGCGGTAAAAGCTGACTTCCTGCGCCAGAAACAGCGACCATTGGTTGCAGAAGTAGGGATTTTTCGGTGCTTGCGGTGTTTTGGGTTTAGCTAAACCGGCAAAGAAGTTTTTTATTGCGGTAAGTATCATCAATTTATTCCGTATTAAGGGGCGTGTTTATTCTAGCAAAGTTGGCGTTGCAAATCAGGGATGAAAACAGGGTGAAATTTTTAGCGTGGGTTACCGGGGGCTGCGCTGTTGTTGAGAAAAAAGGCTGGTAAAGAGAGTCCGGGAAAAGGTTTAAGAGGGAAAAAATTTCCCTCTTGTATTATCTACGTCTAGATAAATCGCTACTACATACAGGTATGGGAATTGCTGCATTTGCCGCCTGATGAACTACAACCGAAAGTACCTGTTGCTTTGCTCTTATTAGAGAGGCCGAAGGCTCTTATTCGAGAGGTTGCTGGCTCTTTTAGAGAAGCTAGTGGCTCTTTTCAGTATCACCTGAGCTGGTAGCGTTTTGTTGCTTTTAGTTTAATGGTTAGTCTCTCCTTATTGTTGTTGGTTTCACAAATAAGCGTTTTTCCGTTTCATGAATTTTAGGAGGCTCAGGGTGCTCAAAAACCTGAACAACTTTAAGCTAGCATTTTAATTTATAGAGTGTCAACTCTTAAAATAAACACTTTAGGTACGAGTTGTTAACAAATATTGCGGTCAGTTAACCTGATCTCTGCACAGGGGCTGGCAACCGTGGGCGGATAAGGGGCGGGAAAGTTTTGTCTATATTATTCGGGCCGACAGAAAAATACTGGTAAATAAAATGCCGCCTGTTCCTTAGGGAGCAGGCGGCATGGTTTCAGAGTTTATTTAATCTCTTTAGGCGTATTGTTTCATGTTTATTGAAACGAAATACCTTTGTAGAACTGTTCAACATTGCTCACTTCCGTCTGGCCTTTTAAGTCGGCGAACGGGGTGTCTTTAAACTTGCTGCCCCTTAACTGGATATTTAAGCGGGCGGCGTCGCTGTTGCCAATTGACTCCCGGTAGAAGTTTTTCACGTCTGCCAGGGTGACTTTTTCCACTTCGGCAATCAGTTTGGCTTTGCTGTCAAAGTTGAAATTTTCGCGGTACCAGTCGCGGATCATCGGCGAGACTTCAGCCTGCAGGTTCTTCGGCTTTTCTTTTAAGCCGACCAGGGTGGCGTTTTTCAGCTGGGTGAAGGTTTCTTCGGTGACTTTGTCGAGCTCGGCGGCATATTCCACTTTAAAGCTGTCAAAGCGGTTCTGGATGTCTTTCGGACCTTTCACCGGGCTTTGAATGTATAAACCGATCCCGGCATAGTCTTCGATGCTGCGTGCGGTTACGCCAACGGCATAGGCCAGCTGTTCTTCGGTTCTGAG
Protein-coding sequences here:
- a CDS encoding zinc-dependent peptidase translates to MILTAIKNFFAGLAKPKTPQAPKNPYFCNQWSLFLAQEVSFYRSLNEQDKVIFEQRALLFLETTTVESGQLNVTEQDKLLVAASAIIPVWAFPDWHYLNLKTVYLLPHAFNENFEIGQPDSCITGMVGTGPMAGKMILSQPALHLGFSNDRDKQNVGIHEFVHLIDMMDGKCDGYPERLLEHQYSIPWFELMEKKIQEITRRKSNIRQYGATNPAEFLSVTSEYFFERPQMLQQKHPVLFASLSEIYQQDVREIKADIKIRKKDPCPCGSGKRYKHCCIEVA